The Malus domestica chromosome 06, GDT2T_hap1 genome has a segment encoding these proteins:
- the LOC103437089 gene encoding uncharacterized protein — protein sequence MCGRYEIKDLLYKILLVLIILLPIAIKMQMQCCPVSVPVKCCLVRTPSSSPSSRGGGTAVDSIPMIAAGGPKWAQKTITLPPLKRGCHLVTPKIVKEIGEDLSEFNCGLAHLFLQHTSASLTINENYDSDVRDDTETFLNTIVPEGTSAPWKHTLEGPDDMPAHIKSSMFGCTLMVPITNGKLNMGTWQGIWLCEHRDYPTARKVVVTLNGI from the exons ATGTGCGGCAGATATGAAATCAAAGACCTGCTTTATAAGATTTTATTGGTTCTAATTATTCTACTGCCAATAGCAATTAAAATGCAAATGCAGTGCTGCCCAGTATCAGTGCCAGTAAAGTGTTGTTTGGTGAGGACGCCGAGTTCGAGTCCGAGTAGCAGAGGCGGAGGCACCGCCGTCGATTCAATTCCAATGATAGCCGCCGGTGGTCCCAAGTGGGCCCAGAAGACCATAACTCTGCCTCCTCTGAAGAGGGGTTGTCATCTTGTCACCCCCAAG ATAGTGAAGGAAATTGGGGAGGACTTGTCAGAATTCAACTGTGGCCTTGCCCATCTCTTCC TGCAGCACACAAGTGCTTCTCTTACTATCAATGAGAATTACGACTCTGATGTTCGTGACGATACAGAGACATTCCTCAACACCATTGTTCCTGAG GGGACCTCTGCACCGTGGAAGCATACCCTTGAAG GACCAGATGACATGCCAGCGCATATTAAATCATCCATGTTTGGCTGCACACTGAT GGTTCCAATTACCAATGGAAAGCTTAACATGGGAACTTGGCAG GGAATATGGTTGTGTGAGCATCGTGACTATCCTACAGCACGGAAAGTTGTGGTTACCCTTAATGGAATATGA